The DNA segment AGCGGTATTACTTATTCTCGCCTTAGCCATTGATTATGTTATTTTTTATCAAGAACATGGATTACAGCGTAATACCGTTTTAGCGATAACCTTGTCGGCTATTTCATCTGCGCTGGTATTTGGTGTACTTGCCTTAAGTGTGACCCCTGCGGTAGAAAGTTTCGGCTTAACGGTTATGTTTGGGATTTTATTAGTCTTTATTCTCGCCCCTTTAAGTGCAAAAAAAGTAGTTAGCGAACAACAGCTGTTCAATGACACTGAAAACACGTGTAATGATAAAAATGTCGAGGTAGTAAAATGACGTGGCAAACTGTACTGAAATTAAGATGTGGTATTCTTGAATTAAAGTCGATGACTCAGCGATTAAGGTTTGTTTTACTGCTGGTATTATCACTCTTAACTGGCTGTATTAGCATGCCACAAAGCCATTTGGTTACCATGGCACCGGGTGTCACCTTGCAACTTACTGCGCCACCAACAGCATTACAGATGCAGGCGAAAACGCAATTAATTGAAGCAGAGTTTAATGGTGAAATCCACAGTTTATTAGCCCAAGTCGAGTTTACTGACACGCAAATTAAATTAGTCGCAATGACACCCTCAGGTATTCCGTTGTTTGA comes from the Moritella yayanosii genome and includes:
- a CDS encoding DUF3261 domain-containing protein yields the protein MTWQTVLKLRCGILELKSMTQRLRFVLLLVLSLLTGCISMPQSHLVTMAPGVTLQLTAPPTALQMQAKTQLIEAEFNGEIHSLLAQVEFTDTQIKLVAMTPSGIPLFDVLWSVTDEAVINQYVPVPGLDISYVIADLQWVNWPFAQLQSATNGSFKEEFGKSTGQTATDWTRTLTQNGQVILTVEKFDNRYILKHLLRDYQITITELTKVSL